Proteins from a genomic interval of Nitrospina gracilis Nb-211:
- a CDS encoding zinc-dependent alcohol dehydrogenase family protein produces the protein MKAYLVYEYGESAKFVEGEVARPAIQPGHVLIETRATSLNPVDHKILTLNLGINPEVPAILHMDVAGVIAEVGSGVDDFKVGDEVYGCAGGLKGQAGNLNGALADFMLADANLIAKKPTTLGFAEAAALPLVSITAWEGLFDRAKITQDDSLLVHAGAGGVGHIAIQLAKTRGLKVATTVSTQDKADIAKSLGADDLIFYRDESVPDYVKRLTGGKGFDVIFDTVGGQTLDQSLEAAAPWGRVVSIIGQNTHDLTNMHIKGLSLHLVFMLLPMITGEKRADHGHILSVVARLVDSGKLKPLIHEKRFRFFEVNEAHALFASKGHVGKIVLENS, from the coding sequence ATGAAAGCCTACCTGGTCTATGAGTACGGCGAGTCCGCCAAGTTTGTCGAGGGCGAGGTTGCCAGGCCCGCCATCCAACCCGGTCATGTGCTGATCGAAACCAGGGCCACCAGCCTCAACCCGGTCGATCACAAAATCCTGACCCTGAATCTGGGAATCAATCCGGAAGTGCCCGCCATCCTGCATATGGATGTGGCGGGCGTCATCGCCGAAGTGGGGTCCGGGGTCGATGATTTCAAAGTCGGCGACGAAGTGTATGGTTGTGCCGGAGGGCTGAAGGGACAGGCGGGAAACCTGAACGGGGCGCTGGCCGATTTCATGCTGGCGGACGCCAACCTGATCGCAAAGAAGCCAACCACCCTGGGCTTTGCGGAAGCGGCCGCCCTGCCCCTGGTCAGCATCACCGCGTGGGAAGGGTTGTTCGACCGCGCCAAAATCACGCAGGACGATTCCCTGCTGGTGCACGCGGGCGCGGGCGGGGTCGGGCACATCGCCATCCAACTGGCCAAAACGCGCGGGCTGAAGGTGGCCACCACCGTCTCCACCCAGGACAAGGCCGACATTGCGAAGAGCCTTGGCGCGGACGACCTCATTTTCTACCGCGATGAAAGCGTGCCGGACTACGTGAAACGCCTGACCGGCGGCAAGGGGTTCGATGTGATTTTTGATACGGTCGGCGGACAAACCCTCGACCAATCGCTGGAAGCCGCCGCCCCGTGGGGCCGGGTGGTGTCGATCATCGGCCAGAACACGCACGATCTCACCAACATGCACATCAAGGGATTGTCCCTGCATCTGGTCTTCATGCTGTTGCCGATGATTACGGGCGAGAAGCGCGCCGACCACGGTCATATCCTGAGCGTCGTCGCCCGGTTGGTCGATTCCGGAAAACTGAAACCCCTCATCCACGAAAAACGGTTTCGCTTTTTCGAGGTGAACGAAGCGCACGCCCTGTTCGCCAGCAAAGGGCATGTTGGCAAAATCGTGCTGGAGAATTCATGA
- the dnaX gene encoding DNA polymerase III subunit gamma/tau: MEYQVSARKWRPQKFSELIGQEHIVRTLKNAIELDRIAHAYLFSGTRGVGKTTTARLLAKALNCEKGPTPEPCDTCTHCIEIREGNSLDVLEIDGASNNGVAEVRDLIENVQYSTSSCRFKVYIIDEVHMLSRSAFNALLKTLEEPPPQVVFLFATTELIKIPETILSRCQCFEFKPLNHAQICAQLELICEKDNIAIDQKSLEEIATNGAGSMRDAQSLLDQVIAFAGRAVDHASVESVLGIVGQGILEQFMDRVIAGDSAALLGLVQEVADHGKDLSLFCRDLIEYVRNLMFVKVSAKPETLVSTRTCDIETLKTQAGHLDTDQLQQMFTVLSRAEMDMKRGSLPRLIFEMAVLRLTDVRPYQEIDQLIQKINAAGGGAPSPASARAAGAAVVTAPQPAAAPSPSAGPAPSQEPPPSEEPPPYATPPVAYSEPAESQWDQIRALASEKKRSLATFLDNCTMVGLTGDSLHLRFPDPYTKGLVEKEENLEVVRVAAQAVCGRAEIQIKLDVANGTDDNGADSNGSSVGEAPAQNANPAPAAQKKTAKRYDKKGSPSEEEILKDALDIFGGIVIR, translated from the coding sequence ATGGAATACCAGGTCTCGGCACGCAAATGGCGTCCGCAGAAATTTTCGGAGCTGATCGGACAGGAGCATATTGTCCGCACCCTGAAAAACGCCATCGAGCTGGACCGCATCGCCCACGCCTACCTGTTCTCCGGCACGCGCGGCGTCGGCAAAACCACCACTGCGCGCCTTTTGGCGAAAGCGCTCAACTGCGAGAAGGGCCCCACGCCCGAACCCTGCGACACCTGCACCCACTGCATCGAAATCCGCGAAGGCAACAGCCTCGATGTTCTGGAAATCGACGGCGCGTCGAACAACGGCGTCGCCGAAGTGCGCGACCTCATCGAAAACGTGCAGTACAGCACCTCGTCGTGCCGCTTCAAGGTGTACATCATCGACGAAGTACACATGCTGAGCCGCAGTGCCTTCAACGCCCTGCTCAAAACGCTGGAAGAGCCGCCACCCCAGGTGGTGTTCCTGTTCGCGACGACGGAACTCATCAAGATTCCGGAAACCATTCTGTCGCGGTGCCAGTGTTTCGAGTTCAAGCCGCTCAACCACGCACAGATCTGCGCCCAGCTCGAACTCATCTGCGAGAAAGACAACATTGCCATCGACCAGAAAAGCCTGGAAGAGATCGCCACCAACGGCGCGGGGAGCATGCGCGACGCGCAGAGCCTGCTCGACCAGGTGATCGCCTTCGCCGGGCGGGCGGTGGATCACGCGTCGGTCGAATCGGTTTTGGGCATCGTCGGCCAGGGCATCCTCGAACAGTTCATGGATCGCGTCATCGCGGGCGACTCTGCGGCCCTGCTGGGCCTCGTGCAGGAAGTCGCTGACCACGGCAAGGACCTGAGTCTCTTCTGCCGCGACCTCATCGAGTACGTGCGCAACCTGATGTTCGTCAAGGTGTCGGCCAAACCCGAAACGCTGGTCAGCACCCGCACCTGCGACATCGAAACGTTGAAGACGCAGGCGGGTCATCTGGACACGGATCAACTGCAGCAGATGTTCACCGTGCTGTCGCGCGCGGAGATGGACATGAAACGCGGTTCCCTGCCGCGCCTGATTTTCGAGATGGCGGTTCTGCGATTGACCGACGTGCGGCCGTATCAGGAGATCGATCAGTTGATCCAGAAGATCAATGCCGCAGGCGGCGGTGCCCCGTCTCCCGCATCCGCGAGAGCCGCCGGAGCCGCCGTGGTGACGGCTCCGCAACCGGCCGCCGCCCCGTCTCCTTCCGCTGGACCGGCACCGTCCCAGGAACCACCACCGTCCGAAGAGCCGCCACCCTATGCCACACCCCCGGTTGCTTACAGCGAACCGGCGGAATCGCAATGGGACCAGATCCGCGCTCTGGCCAGCGAGAAGAAGCGTTCGCTCGCCACCTTTCTCGACAACTGCACGATGGTGGGATTGACCGGAGACAGCCTGCATCTGCGCTTTCCCGATCCATACACGAAGGGCCTGGTGGAAAAAGAAGAGAATCTGGAAGTGGTCCGCGTTGCGGCGCAGGCGGTATGCGGTCGCGCGGAAATTCAAATCAAACTTGATGTCGCCAACGGCACAGACGACAATGGCGCGGATAGCAACGGTTCGAGTGTCGGCGAGGCACCCGCGCAAAATGCGAACCCGGCGCCGGCGGCTCAAAAAAAAACGGCAAAACGCTACGATAAAAAAGGCAGTCCTTCGGAAGAGGAAATTCTGAAAGACGCGCTCGATATTTTCGGCGGCATCGTCATCCGTTAA
- a CDS encoding DUF2155 domain-containing protein, whose protein sequence is MVIAFLGAACSMGDSDGKDTSGAVDVAALKEKPQDVEGSFSREAPPLTDQQLVEGSATEVEGHPDLQQAEKVNRKLVVPKTVEGKWKAVKILVRDKTDEEKNEMKTVTLGDSFPLGTSGITVTTGAFLPNFVLTGDEVTSKGNELQNPAVRLVITENGNLIFDGWAFAMYPAMYAFEHPRYSLQLMDFIPESVG, encoded by the coding sequence ATGGTAATCGCTTTTCTCGGTGCGGCCTGCTCCATGGGCGACTCCGACGGCAAAGACACCTCCGGTGCGGTGGATGTCGCGGCGCTCAAAGAAAAACCGCAGGACGTGGAAGGGTCGTTTTCGCGCGAGGCCCCACCGCTGACCGATCAGCAACTGGTCGAAGGCTCCGCCACCGAGGTGGAGGGGCATCCGGACCTCCAGCAGGCGGAAAAGGTGAATCGCAAGCTGGTGGTGCCGAAAACAGTTGAAGGAAAATGGAAAGCGGTTAAAATACTGGTCCGCGACAAGACCGACGAAGAGAAAAACGAAATGAAGACGGTGACCCTCGGGGACAGTTTCCCCTTGGGCACAAGCGGCATCACGGTCACGACGGGCGCGTTTCTGCCCAACTTCGTGCTGACCGGAGATGAGGTTACGTCGAAAGGCAACGAACTGCAGAACCCGGCAGTGCGGCTGGTCATCACCGAAAACGGCAACCTGATTTTCGACGGCTGGGCGTTTGCCATGTACCCGGCGATGTACGCGTTCGAGCATCCACGCTACAGCTTGCAGTTGATGGATTTCATTCCGGAATCGGTGGGTTGA
- a CDS encoding HD domain-containing phosphohydrolase, whose translation MPPPSSLSRTAVIGFTVVITLIGIALFQAEFANPHPRLLPLGVLIIIVVAFVALERKYRNELNRQQEKIERLMGIKVVLASLIDMKDPYTEGHSRNVRDLTFEFSNFLGLPLEACEEHATAAELHDIGKIGLPDAILKKAGSLQDEEYTEVKVHPRLGAEALKTLRGFESIRNIILHHHERYDGTGYPDGLAGDCIPLGSRIIALADSYDAMLHGREYRAPMSIMEIISALQAQAGKQFDPDLTSAFLKFLHHGVRSGTRDPVCGMPVSAEDSDFVLEKDGHKWLFCSETCMQEFQRHSSKYLLKPEAQHSDSKN comes from the coding sequence ATGCCTCCTCCTTCGTCTCTATCCCGAACAGCCGTCATCGGCTTTACCGTTGTGATCACGCTCATTGGAATCGCGCTGTTCCAGGCCGAGTTCGCCAACCCCCACCCGCGGCTCCTGCCATTGGGCGTTCTGATCATCATCGTTGTTGCCTTCGTTGCTCTCGAGAGAAAATACCGGAACGAGCTGAACCGTCAGCAGGAAAAAATCGAGCGGTTGATGGGTATCAAGGTGGTTCTGGCTTCCTTGATAGACATGAAGGACCCCTACACGGAGGGCCATTCGCGCAACGTCCGCGACCTGACTTTTGAGTTTTCCAATTTCCTGGGCCTGCCGCTGGAAGCGTGCGAAGAACACGCCACCGCCGCGGAACTGCATGACATCGGTAAAATCGGCCTCCCCGACGCCATCCTGAAAAAAGCCGGGTCCTTGCAGGATGAAGAATACACGGAAGTCAAAGTCCATCCCCGGTTGGGCGCCGAAGCCCTGAAAACGCTGAGGGGTTTTGAGTCCATACGGAACATCATCCTGCATCATCACGAACGCTACGATGGAACCGGGTATCCCGACGGCCTGGCCGGGGACTGCATTCCGCTCGGTTCGCGCATCATAGCCCTGGCCGACAGTTATGATGCCATGCTCCACGGCCGCGAATACCGGGCTCCCATGTCGATCATGGAAATCATTTCCGCTTTGCAGGCGCAAGCTGGAAAACAGTTCGACCCGGATCTGACGTCCGCCTTTTTGAAGTTCCTGCACCACGGGGTGCGGTCCGGGACCCGCGATCCCGTCTGCGGCATGCCCGTGAGCGCTGAAGACAGCGATTTTGTATTGGAGAAAGACGGGCACAAATGGTTGTTCTGTTCCGAGACCTGCATGCAGGAGTTCCAACGCCATTCTTCAAAATACCTGCTGAAACCGGAAGCGCAGCATTCTGATTCGAAGAATTGA
- a CDS encoding DUF6173 family protein, giving the protein MPEDESQSLVPPNQVPTECDVPAPGMPGSAECMFKKLMAHIADFEKRLTPEQEVGAMFVNFGNQSLYINGLGFHGNDMILFYGMSDKGEPVKILQHVSQTNVLLTVKKRYRKHEKPKRIGFVSDDMERIGPQKTSLDEPEEGSGASG; this is encoded by the coding sequence ATGCCGGAAGACGAATCCCAATCGCTGGTGCCGCCGAACCAGGTCCCCACGGAGTGCGATGTGCCCGCTCCGGGCATGCCCGGTTCCGCCGAGTGCATGTTCAAGAAACTGATGGCGCACATCGCGGACTTTGAAAAGCGCCTCACGCCGGAGCAGGAGGTGGGCGCGATGTTCGTCAACTTCGGCAACCAGTCGCTGTACATCAACGGCCTGGGGTTCCACGGCAACGACATGATCCTGTTTTACGGCATGTCGGACAAGGGCGAGCCGGTCAAAATCCTGCAACACGTCAGCCAGACCAACGTCCTGCTCACGGTCAAGAAACGGTATCGCAAGCACGAAAAGCCGAAACGCATCGGCTTCGTCAGCGACGACATGGAGCGCATCGGCCCGCAGAAAACCTCGCTGGACGAGCCGGAGGAAGGAAGCGGCGCCAGTGGGTGA
- a CDS encoding outer membrane protein assembly factor BamD has product MLDYRIAFQFKFLVWLVVLVFIGACQPDPEPRRLLEKAHDRWIDGHSHSAVELFRAVLEISPKGPVAQEALFRLGEIYYFDLDDYEKALGFFQDVAKRNPKGPFAYDSRKYIAEIVELNIKDLDQAIIEYQNLINLNERPEENAEHQFRIASIFFKKHNYDQALMELEILLENYPKSDWAERAYFRMMEILFSLKKCDEARTRYTAFQNAFPRSDFEGDMEFIMASCLEEEGQLDQAYERFQALEGNYRYPALIKMKLEGLEQRIKKGGRSKRKIHRSRRKD; this is encoded by the coding sequence GTGTTGGATTATCGAATTGCATTCCAGTTCAAATTTCTGGTTTGGCTTGTGGTGCTGGTGTTCATAGGCGCCTGCCAGCCGGACCCCGAACCGCGCCGACTGCTGGAGAAGGCGCACGACCGGTGGATCGACGGCCACAGCCACAGCGCCGTCGAACTGTTCCGTGCCGTCCTCGAAATCTCGCCCAAAGGCCCCGTCGCGCAGGAAGCCCTGTTCCGCCTGGGCGAAATCTATTACTTCGACCTCGACGACTACGAAAAAGCTCTCGGCTTTTTTCAGGACGTGGCCAAACGCAACCCGAAAGGACCGTTCGCCTACGACTCGCGCAAGTACATTGCGGAGATCGTGGAACTCAATATCAAGGACCTCGACCAGGCGATCATCGAGTACCAGAACCTGATCAACCTCAACGAACGGCCGGAGGAAAACGCCGAGCACCAGTTCCGCATTGCGTCGATCTTTTTCAAAAAGCACAATTACGACCAGGCGCTGATGGAGCTGGAAATCCTGCTCGAGAATTACCCGAAATCCGATTGGGCGGAACGCGCGTATTTCCGTATGATGGAAATCCTGTTTTCGCTGAAGAAATGCGATGAAGCGCGAACCCGCTACACCGCATTTCAAAATGCGTTTCCGCGCAGTGATTTCGAAGGCGACATGGAATTCATCATGGCCTCGTGCCTGGAGGAAGAAGGCCAGCTCGATCAGGCGTACGAGCGCTTCCAGGCGCTGGAAGGCAACTACCGCTACCCGGCGTTGATCAAAATGAAACTGGAAGGTCTGGAGCAACGCATCAAAAAAGGCGGCCGCTCCAAGCGTAAGATTCACCGAAGCCGCAGAAAAGATTAG
- the serS gene encoding serine--tRNA ligase, with translation MLDIKLIREDAESLRARLAQRGSAFADGLDRLAQFDAERRDKQKEADQLKNKKKTLSNEVGQLKKKGEDATALMDEVKEINARIKELDDQAEHLEQQVRDTLLAIPNAPSDTTPVGKDETQNEFVREWGTKPQFDFKPKTHLEVGEALGLLDVKRAAKISGARFAVFRDQGAQLLRALINFMLDVQTRENGYTELYPPVLVNEESLEGTGQLPKFKEDLFRLEDDYYLIPTAEVPVTNYHRDEILKEEELPIKYTAYTLCFRREAGSYGKDTHGIIRQHQFDKVELVQFAHPDRSWDELEKLLTHAESILQKLGLHYRVMNLCTGDLGFSAAKTYDLEVWLPTQDTFREISSCSNFTDYQARRAKIRFKSKDGGNQLVHTLNGSGVAAGRLFVAILENYQQADGTVAVPEALRPYMHGLEVIGKPG, from the coding sequence ATGCTCGATATCAAACTCATTCGCGAAGACGCCGAGAGCCTGCGCGCCCGGCTGGCCCAGCGCGGAAGCGCGTTTGCGGACGGACTCGACCGCCTCGCCCAGTTCGATGCCGAGAGGCGCGACAAACAAAAAGAAGCCGACCAACTCAAAAACAAAAAGAAAACCCTGTCGAACGAGGTCGGTCAACTCAAGAAAAAAGGCGAAGACGCCACCGCGCTGATGGACGAGGTGAAAGAGATCAACGCCCGCATCAAGGAACTCGACGACCAGGCGGAGCATCTGGAACAACAGGTGCGGGACACCCTGCTCGCCATCCCCAACGCACCCAGCGACACCACCCCCGTTGGCAAGGACGAAACGCAAAACGAATTCGTGCGCGAGTGGGGAACCAAACCGCAGTTCGACTTCAAGCCGAAGACGCATCTGGAAGTGGGCGAGGCGCTGGGCTTGCTCGACGTCAAACGCGCCGCCAAAATTTCCGGCGCGCGCTTCGCCGTGTTCCGCGACCAGGGGGCGCAACTCCTGCGTGCGCTCATCAACTTCATGCTCGATGTGCAGACGCGCGAGAACGGCTACACCGAGCTGTATCCGCCGGTGCTGGTCAACGAGGAAAGCCTGGAAGGCACCGGACAACTGCCCAAGTTCAAGGAAGACCTGTTCCGCCTGGAGGACGATTATTACCTGATCCCGACCGCCGAGGTGCCGGTCACCAACTATCACCGCGACGAGATCCTGAAGGAAGAGGAACTGCCGATCAAATACACCGCTTACACCCTGTGTTTCCGGCGCGAGGCGGGGTCTTATGGCAAGGACACGCACGGCATCATCCGCCAGCACCAGTTCGACAAGGTGGAGCTGGTGCAGTTCGCGCATCCGGACCGCTCGTGGGACGAGCTGGAAAAACTGCTCACGCATGCGGAGTCGATTTTGCAGAAGCTCGGCCTGCACTACCGCGTGATGAACCTGTGCACGGGCGATCTCGGTTTTTCCGCCGCCAAGACGTACGATCTGGAAGTGTGGTTGCCGACGCAGGACACGTTCCGCGAGATTTCGTCGTGCAGTAATTTCACCGACTACCAGGCCCGGCGGGCGAAGATCCGCTTCAAAAGCAAGGACGGCGGCAACCAGCTGGTGCACACGCTGAACGGTTCCGGCGTGGCGGCGGGACGCCTCTTCGTCGCCATCCTCGAAAACTATCAGCAGGCCGACGGCACCGTGGCCGTGCCCGAGGCGCTCCGTCCCTACATGCACGGTCTGGAAGTGATTGGCAAACCCGGCTGA